AGCTTTCTACAAGGCTCAGAGTTCGTCGTTGGATTGGAGGACCGCAAGAGAACTGGCGATGGCCTTTGGCAAGATCGATATTCTACTCGCACGAGTCCCCAATGGATTGGTCCTTATCTAGAGGACCTCCTGCTTGCCCAGAAACAAATTTCGGTGGAACTCAATTCGACTTCGGATAACCCCTTAATTGACGCATCGGAGAAAGATGGAAAAGTGGTTGGCGATGTGTATTCAGGAGGGAACTTCCAGGCTGTTGCTGTAACTTCTGCCATGGACAAGACACGACTTGCTCTCCAGATGATTGGACGCATGGTCTTCTCTCAGGTCAGCGAGATGATCAACCCCTCGACTAACAATGGCCTTGAAGCCAATCTCAACATTAGCGCAAAGGAGAATTTCACCATGAAGGGCATTGACGTAAACATGTCTGCATACATGTCCGAGTTAGCTGCCCTGGCTCACCCGGTCTCGTCTCACGTTATGTCAGCTGAGATGCATAACCAGGGCATCAATTCACTTGCTCTGCTTTCAGCTCGACGAACCTTGGAGGCTGCCGATCTTGTCGCGCATATGTGTGCTTGTCACATTTACGTTTCATGCCAAGCAGTCGAGCTTCGGGCGACACATCGGCTTTTCCTGGACACGCTTCGTGAAAAAGTGCTATTGAACAAGACCGGCAACGGACCATTCCATGCATTTGGCCTGGAGGACGCCGCTATCGAGAGAATCGGTGAGGTTGCTTTCGCTGTCGTCGAGCGGGAGTGGTTTGACCACAATATCGGTTGCTGGAAGGATCGCATTATACCCACCGTCGATGCTGTAATGGCACCAGTTACGCAATTCCTGACTGCCGAGAAGATCGATTGTCCGATATCCAGTCTTGCAGTATTCCGTGGCCAGTTCCACAAAGCAGTCGTGGATACTgcttcttccatcttctATCCTAACATGGCAATACGCTCTGTCGACGTGGCTACCAAACTAGGTGATGGAACCGCTCCGTTGTATACTTGGGTTCGATCCAAGTTGGAAGTCCCGACACAATGtggtcttgatgatgatcccCTATACAACGTACACAAAGGCCTTCCAACTGAGGGCAAGAAGACTATTGGTAGTTGGGTGAGCATGGTGTATGAGAGCGTCAGAGGCAATATGATGGACGTTATCATGGGGAGCATCGAGACTGAACGTTCAGCGCCCCGGACAGTTGAAGAGTACGAGAAGCTCTGTCAGGATCTGAGGCAAACCGAATGGGGGACCGACAGAAAGCAAACCGAACTTAAGAGGGCCATTTggaataaaaaaaaactctGCTCAGGAATGACTGACTGAAAAGATGTAAAATAAAGGCTTCGAATGTACCTAGTTTAGACAATACAATCTCAGCTCATCATTGTTAACGTGGTGTGGTATATACGATAAGATCAAAACCGAACAGAGTTTATATCTTGTTTGTAAGAAcaaggaaaaaaaaaaaaaagaaagaaaaagagagaggGATAGAGAGAGAATGGGATTGTCAGGGTGATGAGGCACCGCAGTATTTGATTGAGGAGTCATGATGAGGCTTACATGCCAGTGTCATGCACAGTGCTTAAAAGTAACACTGTGCTGTCATAAGCAACCTTACGTTAGGCGACAGTTTCACAACTGAGTTACTTACAGAGACGGCTATGTACCTTGgctttcaacaccaacacatTTCAACATTCACTCACAAAGCCGAGAAGTCTCCACTCTCAAAAGTACAAATTCTTCAAAATGTCAGACAACCCGCCACCAGAATGGGTgccctcatcatctccatcacccTCCAACGCCTCACCCATGCCTCTCGCCGATAATGAAGGACCAGGCAGCGGCGCTGCATCTCCAAACTTACCACTCACTATGTCCGCCTCAGTGGTGCTGGCTGATCTACCACGGGATGCGAGCGCCGCACTTGCAACTGCTGGAGCCTTCAAGGCAGACAAGGTTGTAGTGCGATTTAAGCCCGTGGGGTCTGCTCCGTCGTTGGCGCAAGATGTGTGCAAGATTAGCGCGACAAGGCGCTTTGAAGAGGTTGTGAGATATCtcaggaagaagctgaggtgCAAAGAGACAGACAGTGTCTTCTTGTACGTCAACAGTGCCTTTGCGCCGTCTTTGGACGAGGTTGTGGGTAACCTACATCAGGTGAGTCTTAGCCTATCACAAGGCCTATGATGGATTACCAGGCTGTAAGGTCACGGAAACTGACATATCCAGTGCTTTAAAAATGCCCACGGTCAACTTGTGGTTGCCTACTCTCTCACTCCTGCTTTCGGATGATGCTAAAAAGGCTGAATTCTTCTATCTGGATATACGAAAGGCTATGACATCTACTCAACCCAAACTCCGAGCTATGCGACCTCTATGACTGCGCTGCGACACACGAATTCGACATGCTTGCCTCTCCAAAACATCATGGAACTACTTCTGGGGtatcatcatctcatctctaGGAATCCTTCACCGCCTTAGTAAAGTTCTCAAGTTCCTCCGCCGAAATGGGATATGTGTGCTCAGGAGCAGGATATTGGCGCGACTTGACTTCATCCCGATACGCCTCGATGGCTCTCAAGCTCTCGCCCCAGACATCGCCATACTTCTTTACAAATTTGGGCAGAAATCGACCGGGAGGGAAGTTTCCAACCATATCTACTTGTACCAGGACTTGGCCCGAGGTACCGTTGCCAGCGCCAATACCGATGGTGGGAATGGAGAGCTTTTCAGTAATGAGCGCGGCCACCTCAGCAGGAACTGCCTCAACAACCATGGCAAAACAaccagcttcttgaagagcaAGGGCATCTTCAAGAATGCTCATTGCACCACTACTTGTCTTGCCCCTGGACACGGAAGCCACCAAGTGCGTTTTGTCGCTGAGGGTCAAGCCAATGTGGCCAAGAACAGGAATGCCAGCGGTGGTAATCTTCTTGATAGTAGGGGCCATCTCCTTACCACCTTCAAGCTTGACACCTTGGACACGGCCTTCCTTGATGAAACGGATAGCAGTAGCAAGAGCCTGGTCAGGACTAATCTCATATGTGCCCATGGGTAGATCTCCAACCTACTGGGATTAGTTTATTACTTGCATATAGAAAGACAGGGGTCTTACAGTGAAAGCCGACTTTGTCGCTCTCGCAACAGACCGACAATGTAAAAGCATCTCTTCCAAGATAATCTCACTCGTATCCTCCATACCAAGTGCTACCATGGCGAGACTGTCTCCCACAAGGATGATGTCCATACCAGCATGGTCAGCGACATGACCACTGGGGAAGTCATGAGCTGTCATGACGGTGATGGGATCACCCTTGCGGTGCATGGAACGAAGAGTTCCGACAGTGACCTTCTTACGTTGAACGGCCGGAGGTGCACCCATGGGAGAGTGAGAGCTGTACCGGGTTTGCGCCGCACCTCCGATGATGAGGGGCCGAATGGCTCGGCCGAGGGTCCGGGATGCCGGCCGAGTGGATGGGACGGACACCCGGGATAGGAGAGAGGCACATGACCTCATGGTAGGATTGATAAGAGATGACATGAGGCAGGGGAGAAGATAGGAGTGAAGGGAAGTGTTAGTAGAGTGGGTTGAGGTGAAGATAAGGTGTCGCGTGCTTTGTCAGGTCAAGTTGGGAGTGACAGAAACTTGAGGTACTTGCAGGCAGATCTCAGACCGACAGAGACAGTGGCTCAAGAAGTCTATAGTGATCCTTTTTGAAAGGGGAAAAATTATGAAAGAAGTATCTTAGCTAATGCTGTTTCGTTTATGACAGTTAGAGTTGCGATCTAGTCAGAAAGTCGGGGCAAGCAAAGGTTTTATTCATGTCTGAACCATGATGAACCCTACGTTGTATATTTGAGTATCTTGGTGTTTTTTCTCAGCACCCCTGGTCTGCGCCCCACGCAGTAACTTTTTGGGGTTCTGGAAGTGAAATTTA
This genomic stretch from Fusarium oxysporum f. sp. lycopersici 4287 chromosome 2, whole genome shotgun sequence harbors:
- a CDS encoding phenylalanine ammonia-lyase, with amino-acid sequence MNLKTSAHAESTLEIWKQLRDLKNGKEKIILDGNNLDIASLVAAARHGIKPEISKDEELARRIALSVDALAEYLSHKYVVYGVNTGFGGSADVRTDEWLENQIGSLQHTQSAIITSNDKNPGGNSEREPSHIMPPEWVRGAILTRANQNMRGQSAVRLEVLERLIKLLHHDITPMVPIRGTISASGDLMPLSYIAGAVTGNPDIFVQVGKGSSAKVMPSDEALRASGLSPSGLGPKEALGLINGTAPSVSVASLVLYDAQQLAVLAQVLTAFASEAMGGNVEWTIPFIHAVRPHPGQIEAAANIRSFLQGSEFVVGLEDRKRTGDGLWQDRYSTRTSPQWIGPYLEDLLLAQKQISVELNSTSDNPLIDASEKDGKVVGDVYSGGNFQAVAVTSAMDKTRLALQMIGRMVFSQVSEMINPSTNNGLEANLNISAKENFTMKGIDVNMSAYMSELAALAHPVSSHVMSAEMHNQGINSLALLSARRTLEAADLVAHMCACHIYVSCQAVELRATHRLFLDTLREKVLLNKTGNGPFHAFGLEDAAIERIGEVAFAVVEREWFDHNIGCWKDRIIPTVDAVMAPVTQFLTAEKIDCPISSLAVFRGQFHKAVVDTASSIFYPNMAIRSVDVATKLGDGTAPLYTWVRSKLEVPTQCGLDDDPLYNVHKGLPTEGKKTIGSWVSMVYESVRGNMMDVIMGSIETERSAPRTVEEYEKLCQDLRQTEWGTDRKQTELKRAIWNKKKLCSGMTD
- a CDS encoding autophagy-like protein 12, producing the protein MSDNPPPEWVPSSSPSPSNASPMPLADNEGPGSGAASPNLPLTMSASVVLADLPRDASAALATAGAFKADKVVVRFKPVGSAPSLAQDVCKISATRRFEEVVRYLRKKLRCKETDSVFLYVNSAFAPSLDEVVGNLHQCFKNAHGQLVVAYSLTPAFG
- a CDS encoding 3-methyl-2-oxobutanoate hydroxymethyltransferase, giving the protein MSSLINPTMRSCASLLSRVSVPSTRPASRTLGRAIRPLIIGGAAQTRYSSHSPMGAPPAVQRKKVTVGTLRSMHRKGDPITVMTAHDFPSGHVADHAGMDIILVGDSLAMVALGMEDTSEIILEEMLLHCRSVARATKSAFTVGDLPMGTYEISPDQALATAIRFIKEGRVQGVKLEGGKEMAPTIKKITTAGIPVLGHIGLTLSDKTHLVASVSRGKTSSGAMSILEDALALQEAGCFAMVVEAVPAEVAALITEKLSIPTIGIGAGNGTSGQVLVQVDMVGNFPPGRFLPKFVKKYGDVWGESLRAIEAYRDEVKSRQYPAPEHTYPISAEELENFTKAVKDS